The sequence CTCCCTCCCCGGGGTACGTCGGTGCCGCCGGCCACCTCGCGCGGGGGTGGGAAGGGGCGGGCGAAAGGGGAGAGGGATGCGTGGACTCGTGTGGATGAAGGACGAGGGCGCCGAATACGCCGAGGTGGGCCTCGCGTCGGAGCTGACGGCGGTCGGCGTGGCGATCGGGACGGATCCCGTGCCCTACCGGCTGGAGTACATCCTGCGGACCCTCCCCGGATACATGACCGAGCTGCTCTCCGTACGGGTCCACGGCGCGGACTGGCACCGGGCGCTCGACCTGCGCCGCTCCGCCCACGGGACCTGGTCGTGCGAGACCAAGGAGGAGGGGCGCCTCGGCGGGCCGCCGCCCGGCGGGGACATGAACGTCCTGAACGGCGCGCTCGACTGCGACCTCGGGCTATCGCCGCTGACGAACACCATGCCGGTGCTCCGTCACGGCCTCGACAAGTGCGAGGGGCGGATGGACTTCGTCATGGCCTGGGTCCAGGTCCCGCACCTGCACGTGATCCGCCACCCCCAGCGCTACACCCATCTCGCCCCCGGCGCGGTGCGCTACGAGAGCGAGGGCTTCAGTGCCGATCTCACCTTCGACGACGACGGCATCGTCACCGACTACCCGGGCCTGGCGAAGCTGATCGCCTCCTGACGGCCCGCGCCCGCCGCCCGTTCGGCCGTCCCCGCGTACGGCGGAGCCGAGGTGGCCATCGGGGACGGCGGCACCCGGGGTCCGGGGCGTCGCTCCGGACCCCGGGTGAGGGGGCGCGAGGCCCCTCACCCTCTCCGGCCGGCGTCCTCCAGCAGGACGGCGTCCGCCTCGACCTGGACCGCGTCCAGGTCATCGGCGATCTCGGCGCCCGCCACCGCGTCGGGCAGCGCGTCCTCCATCCGGCGCAGCGGCCGGTACCACAGCCCCAGCGCGCCCCAGAGCATCAGCAGCGCACCGCAGACGACCAGCAGCAGCCCGGCGCCGCGCCCCGGCCCCACCCCGACGACGTCACCGACGAGCGTGTCCGCCAGGGCGCCACCCGGGACGAGCAGCGGGCCGAAGACATCGTCGGCCAGCGACGGCGCGGTGAGGAACGCCAGCGGTGTCATCGACACCGCCAGCATCTGGTTGGTGGCCAGCACCCGGCCCTGTAGCTCCAGGCCGACCTTGAGCTGGATGAGCGCCAACCAGTGCGCGTTGAGCACGGTGAGGAACACCCACGACATCAGCCCGCCGAAGGCCGCCAGCGCCAGCGAGG comes from Streptosporangium roseum DSM 43021 and encodes:
- a CDS encoding putative glycolipid-binding domain-containing protein, with the translated sequence MRGLVWMKDEGAEYAEVGLASELTAVGVAIGTDPVPYRLEYILRTLPGYMTELLSVRVHGADWHRALDLRRSAHGTWSCETKEEGRLGGPPPGGDMNVLNGALDCDLGLSPLTNTMPVLRHGLDKCEGRMDFVMAWVQVPHLHVIRHPQRYTHLAPGAVRYESEGFSADLTFDDDGIVTDYPGLAKLIAS